CTTGctttatgtgctaaatggatcatCAGAGCCTTATCTAGCGACGAGGATTGGAAAATCCTTCTTTGGCATTGCATTTCTTTGGGGTTTCTTGCCAATAGGTTGGCTTGGAAGGGGAGtggttttcaaacccttctcattatgaaatATCCAGTTTAGATCCAgggtacttttgttgttaaaaACATCTGGTGTGCTTAGGAAGCTATTAAGCCTTGGCTTTGGTGAGCAGGTGATGGTTTTCGTgatgagatctccatgaatcaacacaacctctggtggtcacctctttttcaggtgTAAGGGTTACCGCTGGCCAAAATCCAAGGTGTTAGTGCTCCGCGTTTTCACAAATGCAACATTTGAAAACTTAAGGACCTACTTTCCAGAGTTCCGATGAGTCTTCGGTCATGGGATGACCTCCAGGTCCAGTTTCGTCTGTCTCGCCCTGATCAACAAACTTATGACCTTCTGGTTTTGACCTTACCCTCACACCTATTACATAAGCTTGACATTCAATTTGTTAGACCTTAgtggaaggattggaagtggtatccttggactcctttcaccaacTACAAACCAAAAATGGGTTATCTTTGGTTGGTGCCccatttgcctatggtccatattcttaaCCAGTAGTGGCATTTGCAGTCTTCTTAGAAATCCTAGAGACTCAGGTTTCTTGCAGTTTGGTCTATCACCACTAAACCCAAGATTGCATACTTTGTTTGGTGTGCTCTTTTTCAAGGTTTGCCgacttaagcatttgggggttccTGATCCCCGGTGCCCTTTTGTGGTCATCCAAAAACTTTTATGCATATTTTTTGATTCTGTAGAAGAGCTTAACAGTATCGAAGttggatccatgatttctttcgaCCTTTTTGGCCcgagcccttttcttggcatatggctcttctgaGAGATTCGCCTCGAATCCCCTTCAAGTTTTCCCAGATATGACATGCTTTCAGAATGAAGATcttatttactctttggaaagatagaaatgttgttctTTTTACTCACAACTCTATGGATATTAGTGTCTCGCtctatgctaaagcttgcatttgtaataatgtattaatgcagattcaggTATAAGCCAATaaagtggctcttgaggtgggCCACTTCCAGGAGCTCCTTCAGcattggggcaatgccccttgtgcgGTTGCCAGAGTGCCGTCAGATTCTATTTCTGCCAACCGCACTCCGCCTTGTGGCCGAGGCTCCTCTGCACGACGCTCTCAGACCCCGCAGTCCCATGTTCCTCGCCGCTCCTCTGGTGGGGGAGATGACGCGTGGAGGCGCCACTCAACTTCTCCTCCGCGTCGCGGCTCTGCCTCGGGGTGGCCTTCTATTGCTTCTGTTGCTTTGGCTCATGCTGCTGGTGATGGTTCTGGGTGGCCTGCTGCCACCACCTCTAAATTTCCTCACCTAACTTTAGCTATTTCGCCTCCCAAGcgggaggaaggagaagaagaaaaagacccaGAAGATGGGTGGTTCATGTTAGACCCAACTCCTAGCCTCgttgatgtatggggcaagaaagatgatcaagatccTCCCCCTCGACTACCACTGCTTTGGCTGCTCGAGGAAGTTTTTTGATAAATAGCTTTGTTTTTTGACTCCGACTTCTTGCCATGTGACTCTTgtagggtgatcttgtatcccccgacctttttttgtgaatatgtactttaatattattatctaATAGAGAAGACATATTCATCAAAAAATAATTGATTGACCTGTAACAtaaattgttggtgtaattaattattcatgttggatattattatactttacttaagtttacttaggataatgcatttcatagtagtttggatatgagatgcttgggtgtttgtgtcacattgagatagtgtgtgtaagagaattttcaccttttgtaGTCTTGTTGTTACATTTCACATTTGATGCgtatccacctcatgtggaatattatattgtttctcctatctaccacacctatttcctacctacccttgtttcttattgagccacatctcatgtttgtgtgctcacatatccatataaccttgcctatataatactattaaacaattgatcattcatctattgatgagaatatagtttatttttgTCTTATATTTTGTCTTTTTattatacttttcattgagctcttgatcttgacaaaatctcacataaATAAATAGGCTAGACAACTtatgttaaaattaattttaaaagagagcaaaattttaaatttaacaaaCATCCAAACACATTGTCATGCCATAGGTGGGATAATGGGTCATGACTCATAAAACTTGTCTCCAAACCCTAACCCGTTTTTCTTTCAAACCCTAGAATCCTACACTTCTGTTCTATTTTATTTCTCTCGAAATATAAGCCCCATTTTTCGATTCAGCAGCGCACAGGAGGAAAAAAAATGGCGGCAGCGGCGACGAGGCCACTGGTGACAATGCAGAACCCCAATGGCACCAGTGAGGGCGGTGGCTTTCCTCTACCAGATGTCATGAAGGCCAGCATACGCCCGGACATTGTCCGTTTTGTGCACAGCAACATGAGCAAGAACAAGCGTCAGCCATACGCGGTAAGTACCAAGGCTGGCCATCAAACATCGGCGGCATCATGGGGGACAGGAAGAGCAGTTTCAAGAATTCCGAGAGTGGCGGGTGGAGGTACGCACAGATCAGGCCAGGCCGCCTTTGGCAATATGTGCCGTGGCGGGCGAATGTTCGCCCCGACGAAGATATGGCGCAAGTGGCACCGTAAAATCAATTTGAACCAGAAGCGTTTCGCGGTGGTTTCAGCCCTCGCAGCCTCGGCCGTGCCTGCGCTTGTGATGGCGCGAGGACATCGGGTGGAGAAGGTGCCCGAGCTGCCCCTTGTGCTCGGTGATGCTGTGGAGTCTGTTGAGAAGACGGCTGGAGCCCTCAAGGTTTTGAAGACTCTGGGGGCTCTTCCGGACGTGGAGAGAGCGAAGAGCTCTCACACGATACGGGCAGGCAAGGGAAAGATGCGCAATCGGCGATATGTTTCCCGTAAAGGCCCCCTTATTGTTTATGGCACTGAGGGAGCTAAGCTGGTCCGGGCGTTTCGAAACATTCCCGGAGTCGACGTTGCACATGTGGATCGGCTTAACCTGCTTAAGCTTGCCCCAGGAGGACATCTCGGTCGATTTATAATTTGGACCCGATCTGCCTTCGAAAGGCTGGATAAGGTGTTTGGGACTTTTGAGAAGGAGTCTGAGCAGAAGAAGGGGTACTTGCTGCCCAGGTCTAAGATGGTCAACTCTGATCTTGCTAGAATTGTGAATTCTGACGAGGTGCAGAGTGTTGTGAGACCGATTGAGAGGGAAGTTAAACGCAAGCCGCTCAAGAAGAACCCTCTGAAGAATTTGGGGGCGCTGTTGAAGCTTAATCCTTATGCAAAGACTGCTAGGAGGATGGCTCTTTTAGCTGAGGCAGAACGTGTCAAGGCTAAGGCGGAGAAGCTGGACAAGAAGAGAAAGGAGCCCCAGGTATAATTTAGACAGTCGTTGAACTAAacagttatttttttttttaaagtttagaaAATCAAACATTACTAGCTGTTTGTGATTGATTTTACCTCCCACATCTTCTTCGTAGCTTGTATAATGAAAAGTGAAAACTAATTTCCTGTATTTTTTGTGGGTAAATCCCCAAGATCTAAATAATGTCATGCCTCGGGCCAGAAATCGTAATCACAACATTCGTAAGCCCTAGAGGCAGCATCAAAACCCTAATAGCTGCTTTATGTCACCAAGTATGGGTGTGTAAATGAACATGTAATGCATAAAATATATAGAAATACAATATATATGCACCCTGATAAGAATGTTGCCTCATAATAGGGCCCACCTAAGGCAGATATCAGCCTTAACAAACAAATTTATGCAATAAAATGTATATATGATGGTCGACTCAATTAATAATTTGTTGAAGTTGTAGCTGTGCTAGAGATATAAAATGATATCTATTCTCCTCTCCAACATCTCTTATTTAATTCGTGGCTTCAGTTACTGTTTTCTATCTTGCATTGCTTTGACTGCTGTCGGTGTGATGTTTATGTGTCTGTCGGTGACTCTTCCCCTTCCATCGTGGAGCCTCTTCACTTGCCTTGCGATTCTTTATTTATCTCGCTCTTCTATTTTCgtggtcttcttcttctttggcagATTGATAGATATTTTGCTGGCTTGTAGCAAGTGGAGAATAGCATGTATGAAGTCTGTCAGttcattaatattatatattttttgtgtTCAGAATTTTCAGACTTATGAAGGTTTATAGAATGTATACGAGATGTATCTTTTGATTTcattgtcatgattgatttgtagGAAATCAATCTTATCTTATTGAGATTGATAGTAATCTGAAAGTATCAAAAGTTGTATTCGTAATCAAAGATATGATAAAGTTCATTTTTAAGTGTACTGGGTTTTTCACCCTAagggtggagggttttcccaggataagttCTTGTGTTTGTGTTGTTCATAAGCTTAGTTTTCTTCTATCTATTTATTCTGGTTCAAATTTAACATAATTATCTTAATTGGGACAACTTAGTGAAAGGATATACCCCTCCAAATGGAGAGGCATCACCCCAGCCGTGGAAGGTATATAAAGGGAAAGATCGGTTGAGAAAGGTGGGAGAAAAAAAGTAAAGTAGATTAGATAATTTAATCAAAGGAAGGCAAATAAAATCAAACATTGACAGCCAATTCAGCGTACAGTAACATAATTATTCCTGCGATTGGGCAATCTAAGTTGGTATGTGATTTCAATGACCCTATTCCATTCCATACTTGGGAATTAAATTTTAGGGCAAAACTATGACACTTATGAAAAGGGACTTTACAAGTGATATCAGAGCATGTTTCCGCTAGCGTGAGGGATGAGCAATTGTTAATGCAACTTGGTCAAAGGGCTTTAAGGGCACTAGAGAGGGAAAAGAATTAAATTGCACAAAGCAAAGACAACACAAGGTGAATGTATGGAACAAGAATTTAGGGCCTCTATGAAATAAATAGCTACAAAACGTAGATTGCACCATAAGTACTTTTAGACCTAACTCAAGAAATAGGAGAGATGACACTCGTAGCCAAATAGAAAGTGACAATAGGACCACCCTAAGATCAAGCCTAAGATCAATTGGGCCTCCCTTCTTAGTTAGGGAGGAGCCATCAAGAGGAAATTTGGAAAGCAAAGCACCCAATGTAAATGAGCTTGCTGAAGCATGCACAAGActtaaccttgaaattaagaggACTATTTTATTTCTTGAATATTGTGAGGCTGAGGAAAGGAGGAATCATAGAAAGGAAAAGATTCAATCTAATCAAGATTTACAACACAAGGTAGGGAAGTTGTCCATCCCTAATTTTGATGGGTTGGCAAAGATGGATCCAAAAGCTAGAAACCTACTTGGCCCTTAGCCCTAGGAAAATGCAATTAAATTTGCCATATTACATCTGGAAGGGGTGGcacatgattggtggcaccatagCCTAATAAACACAAGGCCATTAAAGCGTAAAGGCCTATGATGCCTTCaagaaaaaaattattgaaatattTGACCAAAACATCTCGAAAGACACTTCAAAGAACTTGCCAGGATAAGGCAAAAAGGAACCCTTGAGGAATACATTACAAGATTTCGAAGATTTTTAGTTATGGTTCCCAAAATATTTGAGGAAAGACTTATCTATTCATAGAAGTGTTATTGGATACACTTTGTGGTCTAGTAAGTGCCTTTGACCCCATCATGCTCCAAGAAGCAATCTTAAAAGCCACTTGACTAGATTCTACCAAAACAATCAAAAGATAAGTACTTCTATGGGAAGGACAAGCATAAGATAGTATTCCTCCCTTATGTTGATCGAAAACTTCGGAAGAAAGGGTCGTGTTTTGCTTGCAAGAGGAAAAGGGATAGTGAGCAGCACACTTGTAAACAAGAGGAAAACCAAGAGAAAAGTTGTGCTTTAAATGCAAAGAATTATGGAAATTGGGGCATATTTGTGATCGGAAGAGACTTAAAGTAAACCCTTGTGCTACAAGTGCAAATAAAAGTGGAAACCAAGACATGTGGGAAAAGAAGCCAAGCCCATAATATTGAAATAATATCTAATGAAGGAGAGGAAAACCCAAAGAAGAAAACAAGGTATGACGAAACAGATCTTAAGAGCATCACATCAAAAGGAGGGACAACAAACAAATGGAGCTTTGTTGAGGAACAATTAATCGCAATGCTCTCATATCCTTAAGATCTAGAAACAATATCTCCACAATAAAAATTGTAATATGTTGACTTGAAATCTTTAAGCAAGACCCCAAAGTTTCCTTGTCAAGTAAAGGGACAACCTCTTCCACTAGACAAtgtagggtaaagatgaatcaatgaatgcATTCTAGTCTATGAGAAGGGATCTAACAATTGTTGATGATCACATAGCTACAGTCGGACTCCATTAGGGCTGACAGGGACAAcgtaattgtctaattggcctatcggcttTAGACAATTACGGATGCCGACTATTTATGAAAATGCTATTAAATGTTTAGATGTGATGTCTAATAAATATGCAATTAGTCAATGATTAGTATCAATTTTATATAACCGATTCTATTGTTATCGGGTTGGTTAATATCGGTTATTCTGTGTTTGTTATTGGTTGCGCATAACCAATGGTATTTGAATCGCTTCAGTTTATTATCGATTTATAACATATAATCGGTTCTACATAACCGATTGTTTTTGTAAATTGGTTTGTTTATAAAATCAATCATATGTGTGAATTGGTTTGTAATCGATGATGGAGAGCCATTGGGTGTGATAGTATAGTCATGACTTTATGTAGAACTCTCAATGGTTGTATATTAGTAGTTTGTGTTTTCTTTGGAGGGATGACAACAGTGACAAAAATAAGAAATCATTATATAGCAGTCGGTGATCACATAGTTTGTGGCATATAGAAATAGTTAATAGTTTCGTAATTATCTTCAACTGGAAGGATGTCAATAACCTACAACAATCGGTGATTAGTAAGATTGAGTTACACACATATTTGTAGATTGAATTACATATATGTTTGATTACCTACAACCTGTGGCTATCAACAATTCATGATATTCACTCATAGTGATTTCACTATATATTTGCGAATTAAATTTGCAACTTTCATAGTTCAAATTAATACCAGTCTGAGATTaagttaaaataaaatttaaaattaccttATATTCAAATCTGATCGaaactcaacatggtatcagagtaggcTTAAGGAAAGATCAGATCAGATTTATAGAAGCAAGGTTATCTTCCACCATTGTCTTCAAGTTTGATAGGAGAATTAGAGTTGAAGACAAACTTGAGGGAGCATCAAACttgtatcttggaagtttagaattATGCTTGCCTTGGGTGAAAACAATTTAGACGAATTTGTGAAGAAAGCCATACATGAACCAATTGAAgatgagaagcttcaatggaagagagaacCACTAAACAATGAAAATACTGGTTGACTTCGTGAAAGATCACATTTTGCCAATCATCTCCAAGATGACAAAGGCATGTGACATGTTCAAAACATTAGAggagatgtatgagatcaacaacacaagtcGAGCTCTCGCATTGAAACAATAACTTCACCACATCAAGATGACGAAAGGAGAATCCATCATGTCTTTCTTCATGAGGATTACCAAAGTGAGAGATCAACTCTCTACCATTGGACACATTGGACACACTATAGATAGCAAAGAATTAACCATGTTGGCTCGAAATGGTCTTCCTtcatcatgggagtcatttattcaagggataagcgcAAGATCAAAACTCCTTAAGTTTGATCGATTGAAAACAAACTGCATTCAAGAAGAGGCGAGATTTGCTACAAGAGGCATTGGCCAAAGCTCCACAAATGAAGACATTCATGCTCTTGCCTCGCACTCAAAGAAGAAAGGTAAGAAAGGACatttcaaaaggaagaaagataaggaagaaagataaggaatccaatgatgctcctacattcaaaagaaggaaggatatttcagaaatccaatgctttagatgtgacaaatatggtcactacgcaatgaaatgtccaactaggactatgcctcaagcttccattaTGGATGCTGGTGATGATAGCATCAAGGGTTACAAAGAAAGTTGAGACAAGGAGGCTCTTCCAGTGAGAGGGAGCATGCTGCAAGGAATATTTGTTCTAAATCTTAGGATGGTCATATTCCTACCTAGGGCTCGATCTTATGATAGTAGATCCATGATGGTTTTTGATCTAGCACTTCCAGTTGTATGAGGATCATACCAGATGATGAGAGTCTCCTAaagcaagatatcttccatgattgaGACCATGTGAGCAAGGGATGCTTCCGTGACAGAGGGAGCAGCTAAGAGGATGTGCCTCGATTAGTTCTTGGTCatattggttcagagggagtggaccatgtcaagatggtttctctagtgatcagtcaAAGGACTATGATTAATGGGATGGAGACCCATGTATGTAGGCTGGAAGGCCTTTATGCTGACTCCTAATTCATGATATTTTTGAACAGATGAATACTTGGTGAGCTTAAAAGACTccaagagtgatgcagactccaaccttgtatttcatgaaaggtcaaagcatgtggaggtcgagtatcactatgttagagacatggtggaaaggtatgTTATTCAGTTAAGATACATTAGTACTAATGAGTAGACaatagacattctcaccaagcctctcaaaatGAAGCCCTAATTGAGATTGAGTCTCAACATCATTggtttgtttatattttttgtagtaatgtattcttctctttataagatgtttaaagtgtaaactcttgttattgcatttctctttgagagagacataaggtgaaagcccttatctacaccctctgatatggttcatggtggatgtcatgtgtgtgatgcCATGACAAACATCACGTGAGAGAGTCCGTGATGATTTTATTTTACTTGTGTGTTTTTACCCTTTGGATGAGCCATGGAGAATATCATtgagaggtgacgatctcacaatgatgaacacttgtacatcACACCATTATTTTGAGGTGActatctcacaataatggttgatatcaagTGAGGTAATATCAATgtataaaccataatggtggatgtcacgtgaggtgatatctatggatatgccatagcGATTGATATCACGTTAGGTGATATCTAAgtataaaccataatggtggatgtcatgtgaggtgatgtctatggatatgccataatggttgacatcacgtgaggtgatatctatggataagccataatgatTGATATCACGTGAAGTGATATCTATGAAGgagccatgatggttgatatcacaatgaggtgatatctttcctttccacatatggatGTAGCCATTGTGGTCAATCATCATGATGAGGTGATGTGACTCATAGAAATTAAGAAGGAttcctctctagctaagagggagtgttaatgataGAATAGCTACGGTCGAACTCCATTAGGGCCAACATAGACAAtgtaattgtctaattggcctatcggccttagacaattaCGTATGCCGGCTATTAATGAAAACACTATTAAATGTTCATATGTGACGTTTAATAAATATGCAATTAGTTAATGATTACTATCGAATTTACATAACCGATTCTATTGTTATCGGGCTGGTTAATATCGGTTATGCTGTGTTTGTTATTGTTTGCACATAACCAATGGTATTCGAATTGGTTTGGTTTATTATCAGGTTATAACATATAATCGATTTGTTTTATTATCAGTTCTACATAACCAATTGTTTTTGTAAATCGGTTTGTTTATAAAATCAATCATATGTGTGAATTGGTTTGTAACCAATGATGGAGAGCCATCGGGTGTGATAGTATAGAGTGACGACTTTATGTAGAACTCTTGATGGTTGTATATTAGTAGTCTGTGTTTTCCTTGGAGGGATGACAACAGTGATAAAAATAAGAAATTAATATACAGCAGTCAGTGATCACATAGTTCGTGGCATATAGAAATAGTTAACAGTTCGTAATTATCTTCAACTGGAAGGAAGTCAATAACCTACAGCAATCGGTGATTAGTAAGATTGAATTACACATGTATACTGCAGATCGGATTACATATATGTTGGATTACCTACAACCTGTGGCACTCAGCAATTCATGATATTCACTCACAGTGAACTCAACATATATTCTGCAGATTAAATTTGTAACTTTCATAGTTCAAATTAAAATCAGACTGAGATTaagttcaaataaaatttaaaattaccttCTTTTCAAATCTGACTGAAACTCAACAACAATACTTGTATTTGCATGATGTCTTCACATAGTCATGTGTATGCTCCGCGGTTGGCATGTCTACTCCATGAATAGCTGTGATTACTGTAAATGTGTTCCTATCATCATGGTATTTCTATTTTTGGTTGGTCTAGAATGTGAGAATTACGAGAGTAAACCAAAAGAGATGAATTTGTTTAGGAAAGAACATTGCAATTAAGGTCATAGATGTGCGTCATGCTTTTAATCCTCTTCTCAATATATGGGAAGCCCACATTTGCTTTGTCTTGAAGAGATATCCATAGGGCCAACCAAAATAGTTCTTCCAATTACAATTATTGAGAGAAAACTCGTCTTAAATAAAACCCTGCTATTTTTCAACTATTGgttataactcacattcaaaatAAAGTTGAAGACATGTTTTAATTCAACTTTTGATGATATTAGAGTAGCGTAGCTAAAGGTGGATTACGAAATTAGACTTAATTGCTTGAATACAAGCAATTTCGAGAAGGGCGAGCTGTCATGCCTAGGGTGTAAAACCCTAATCACCCTTGGGTGTAAAACCCTAATCACAACATTCATGAACCCTATATGCATCATCAAAAACCTTGTCACTGCTTTATGTCACCAAGTATGGGCGAATAAATGAATATGGATTGAAtaaaacaaatataaatacaaTATATACTCCCTGATAAGAATGTTGCCCTATAATATGGCTGACCTAAGGCAGATTGCAGCCTTAACAACCAAATTTatgcaataaaaaatatatatgatgGCCAACTCAATTGAGGGTCGACCTAAGAACAAagccatgaattaattaaatgaataattatctTAATTGGGACGATTTAGTGAAAGGATATACCCCTCCAAATGAAGAGGCATCACCCCAGCCATGGAAAGTATATAAAGGGGGAAGATTGATTGAGAAAGGGGGAGAAAAAAAGAAAAGCAGATCAGAGATGTTAATCGAATGAAGACAAATAAAATCAGACATTGATAGATGATTCAGCATACAGTAATATCATTACCCCTGCTATTGGGCAATCTAAGTTGGTACATGATATCCCTAACCCTATTCCATTCCCCACTTCCCTTGGGAATTCAATTTATGGCACAACTAGGGCATTTatgaaaagggacattacaataaACACAGAAGTGGGAGTTAATAAGCTCTTCCCTTATCTGTGGCACCTCCGTCTCATTAATAAGACAAAAAGCACAAGAAGGTACTACAGAAAAATGGAAAATACCTTGAGATGTAACAAAATAAGAAATCACTCTCTTTTTACTGAATTCTGCCATTGACTGTATACCTGCTTATCTATACGGCTGGTTTGCAGTGAAATGGTAGTAAAAATTATGCTGCTCTCTTTGAAGTAAACTTAAAATGCTTGTAAGAAATATATTATACAGACTTATTACCATTTGTATTGTT
This genomic stretch from Cryptomeria japonica chromosome 8, Sugi_1.0, whole genome shotgun sequence harbors:
- the LOC131037902 gene encoding large ribosomal subunit protein uL4; translated protein: MAAAATRPLVTMQNPNGTSEGGGFPLPDVMKASIRPDIVRFVHSNMSKNKRQPYAVSTKAGHQTSAASWGTGRAVSRIPRVAGGGTHRSGQAAFGNMCRGGRMFAPTKIWRKWHRKINLNQKRFAVVSALAASAVPALVMARGHRVEKVPELPLVLGDAVESVEKTAGALKVLKTLGALPDVERAKSSHTIRAGKGKMRNRRYVSRKGPLIVYGTEGAKLVRAFRNIPGVDVAHVDRLNLLKLAPGGHLGRFIIWTRSAFERLDKVFGTFEKESEQKKGYLLPRSKMVNSDLARIVNSDEVQSVVRPIEREVKRKPLKKNPLKNLGALLKLNPYAKTARRMALLAEAERVKAKAEKLDKKRKEPQDKAVKAAGKAWYQTMVSDSDYTEFDNFSKWLGVTQ